A portion of the Sphingobacterium spiritivorum genome contains these proteins:
- a CDS encoding LytR/AlgR family response regulator transcription factor — protein MYRTIIIEDEYHLREALSIMLEITAPAKVQIIGYAESTEEAVRLIDRLKPDLIFMDIMLKNGSGFDVLQQAAYRSFHLIFTTAYEEHAIRAFKFSAIDYLLKPIDPEDLKTAIDRIAQFRGKFLEESQVSELTHNLRKNPDKIVLPTQEAMHVVKIDQIIRCETSGSYTTFFLTGAKNIIVSKPLKNYEDILIPPLFFRVHQSHLINTNYITSFSREGLIFMEDKTTVPISRAKKESFFKLMKSD, from the coding sequence ATGTACAGAACTATTATCATTGAGGATGAATACCATTTGAGGGAAGCTCTTTCTATAATGCTGGAAATTACAGCTCCGGCAAAAGTGCAGATTATAGGTTATGCCGAAAGTACTGAGGAAGCAGTAAGGTTGATTGACAGGCTTAAACCTGACCTTATCTTTATGGACATTATGCTTAAAAATGGAAGTGGATTTGATGTTTTACAGCAAGCAGCATACCGGTCATTTCATCTTATTTTCACTACTGCTTATGAGGAACATGCCATCCGTGCTTTTAAATTCAGTGCAATAGATTACCTTTTAAAGCCTATAGATCCTGAAGATCTAAAAACTGCTATTGACCGCATAGCGCAATTTCGTGGAAAATTTCTGGAGGAAAGCCAGGTATCAGAGTTAACACATAACCTCAGAAAGAACCCTGATAAAATTGTTCTGCCGACACAGGAGGCTATGCATGTTGTCAAAATAGACCAGATTATCCGGTGCGAGACATCAGGATCTTATACTACCTTCTTTCTAACCGGTGCCAAAAATATTATTGTTTCAAAACCGCTTAAGAATTATGAGGATATCCTCATACCGCCCTTATTCTTCCGGGTGCATCAATCCCATCTGATCAATACCAATTACATCACAAGCTTTTCGAGAGAAGGTCTGATTTTTATGGAAGATAAAACTACAGTACCTATATCCAGAGCAAAAAAGGAGTCCTTTTTTAAATTAATGAAGTCTGATTGA
- a CDS encoding DNA cytosine methyltransferase, with the protein MAKNTYIDLFAGCGGLSLGFFNSKQWLAKFAIEKSPDAFETLNYNLIENKSHFDWPNWLPKTNHDINDIINEYADKLRLLRGTIDLVAGGPPCQGFSTAGRRIENDIRNKLIESYVRFIRLVQPKLIFFENVKGFTQKFDKNKIKGRIYSEYVKKSLRRVMKKEQFPGYEVYGKLVDFSEFGVPQKRTRFILVGIRKDIASDFQPKDFFELLVSNKKAFARSKGIKVSNNLVEAISDLVRIKETKCPDSRGFNSGLYNNVSSNYQRLLRSGYDDEIPDSHRFAKHNLKTVEKFNYLLQHATKGKTLSKQIKEKYNLKKRTIIPLDGLKPAPTITTLPDDYIHYCEPRIFTVREYARIQSFNDWYKFRSKYTTGGDRRTQEVPRYSQIGNAIPPLFGEQAGLILNKILNK; encoded by the coding sequence ATGGCTAAGAACACTTATATTGATTTATTTGCTGGTTGCGGTGGGCTCTCGTTGGGTTTTTTCAACTCAAAACAATGGTTAGCCAAATTTGCTATCGAGAAGAGTCCTGATGCTTTCGAAACACTAAACTATAATTTAATAGAAAACAAAAGTCATTTTGATTGGCCAAATTGGCTACCAAAGACAAACCACGATATCAATGACATTATTAATGAATACGCTGATAAGCTCAGATTACTAAGAGGTACGATAGATTTAGTTGCTGGGGGACCGCCATGTCAAGGGTTCTCTACTGCTGGACGACGTATTGAAAATGATATTAGAAATAAATTGATTGAATCATATGTAAGATTCATACGATTAGTTCAACCCAAGCTTATCTTCTTCGAGAATGTAAAAGGATTTACCCAAAAGTTTGATAAAAATAAAATTAAGGGAAGGATATATTCTGAATACGTTAAGAAGTCTCTGAGACGAGTTATGAAAAAAGAACAATTTCCAGGCTACGAGGTTTATGGGAAACTTGTTGATTTTTCGGAGTTTGGTGTACCTCAAAAGAGAACTCGATTTATTTTAGTTGGTATCAGGAAAGATATTGCCTCTGATTTTCAGCCGAAAGATTTTTTTGAGCTTTTGGTGTCAAATAAGAAAGCATTTGCTAGATCTAAAGGTATCAAGGTCTCTAATAATCTGGTTGAGGCTATTTCGGATTTAGTAAGAATTAAAGAAACGAAATGCCCGGACTCTAGAGGCTTTAATTCTGGCTTATATAATAATGTGTCCTCAAATTATCAACGATTACTAAGATCGGGGTATGATGATGAGATTCCCGATAGCCATCGTTTTGCAAAACATAATTTGAAGACAGTTGAAAAGTTCAATTATTTGCTTCAACACGCTACTAAGGGGAAAACTCTTTCGAAACAAATTAAAGAAAAGTACAATTTAAAGAAACGTACGATAATACCTTTGGATGGTTTAAAACCTGCGCCTACTATCACGACACTTCCAGATGACTACATACATTACTGCGAACCTCGTATTTTTACTGTTAGGGAATATGCTCGAATTCAGTCGTTTAATGACTGGTATAAATTCCGCAGCAAGTATACTACTGGCGGTGATAGAAGAACGCAAGAAGTACCAAGGTATTCACAAATTGGCAATGCCATCCCCCCTCTTTTTGGCGAACAAGCAGGTCTGATTTTAAACAAGATTTTAAACAAATAA
- a CDS encoding sensor histidine kinase, translating into MPYIESRYTKLLNVLNWLGLCFMLGYAILNLTNERYFLAVLNVFNMADAAAVLVLHRLRMYLSARLVMVGCRIVIYTISGLYFHNGAEYFLLTLLITTIIIFEHKWIRIFLCSLITLSCISVVLFPQPPLLGLPVMEEQAIVNMLVAIALIIGTVTFFKSIQYGYQKEVEKQRQALIELNRDKQRMFSILAHDIRSPIATLENLLQVFYENLLTRSEQMKTTQLLKDQVTQLGITMDDLLNWSTRGMRGIQTVKTPFLLYPVLMELFLFFDLIIKQKQLEVELHMDQEMILSADRDQITVVMRNLLSNACKFSHTGGQIRIAAIKKDNRREVIIEDKGVGMDENSINRLFTSSNISTQGTAGEKGYGLGLMLCAEFVRLNEGNITVKSRFGEGSIFTISLPE; encoded by the coding sequence ATGCCTTATATAGAATCCCGGTATACTAAGCTACTGAACGTCCTTAACTGGCTGGGACTATGTTTTATGCTGGGGTATGCTATACTCAACCTGACTAATGAACGCTATTTTCTCGCCGTATTAAATGTGTTCAATATGGCAGATGCTGCGGCTGTATTGGTCTTGCACCGACTAAGAATGTACCTGAGTGCACGACTGGTAATGGTTGGATGCAGAATCGTAATCTATACGATCTCCGGACTGTATTTTCATAATGGTGCGGAGTACTTCCTATTAACGTTGCTGATTACCACTATTATAATCTTTGAGCATAAGTGGATCAGGATATTTTTGTGTTCTCTTATTACGCTGTCCTGTATAAGTGTTGTGTTATTTCCTCAGCCTCCGTTACTGGGATTACCTGTTATGGAAGAACAGGCAATTGTTAATATGTTGGTGGCCATTGCATTGATTATCGGTACAGTGACATTTTTCAAAAGTATTCAATATGGCTATCAAAAAGAAGTTGAAAAACAGCGGCAGGCTCTGATTGAATTAAACCGGGATAAACAACGTATGTTTTCTATACTTGCGCATGATATCCGAAGTCCGATAGCGACACTCGAAAACTTATTGCAGGTGTTTTATGAGAACTTACTGACACGTTCCGAACAGATGAAAACTACACAACTGTTAAAGGATCAGGTCACACAATTGGGAATCACTATGGATGACCTCTTAAACTGGAGCACCCGCGGGATGCGGGGCATTCAGACGGTCAAAACACCATTTCTTCTTTATCCTGTATTGATGGAATTGTTTCTTTTTTTTGATCTGATCATTAAACAAAAGCAGCTTGAAGTGGAGTTACATATGGATCAAGAAATGATATTGTCTGCAGATCGTGATCAGATTACTGTTGTGATGAGAAATCTGTTGAGTAATGCATGCAAATTCAGTCATACCGGTGGGCAAATACGAATAGCGGCAATAAAAAAGGACAACAGGAGAGAAGTAATCATTGAGGACAAAGGTGTGGGGATGGATGAAAACAGTATCAACAGGCTTTTCACTTCTTCAAATATCTCTACTCAGGGAACTGCAGGTGAGAAAGGATATGGATTGGGTTTGATGCTATGTGCAGAATTTGTACGTTTGAATGAAGGCAACATTACAGTGAAAAGCAGATTTGGAGAAGGTTCTATCTTTACTATTAGCCTGCCTGAATAA
- a CDS encoding GNAT family N-acetyltransferase: MKIQSLENTDPAQLMKVINMAFSDYIVPFQLNLDQLKFKIFTEGIRLDLSFGVYSSERLVAFVLHGLRMIGDELVAYNAATGVVPDYRGRGFVGAMYDKLLPKLNELGVKQMILEVIERNQSAIRVYEKLGYSVHRKLDCFSGIVQTSDPAPDIEIREIKEFQWPVFTSFWDIQPSWQNSVITLEDSIDHCRIVGAYQQNTLAGYVVFNPVSRRIQQISVAQNYRRQGIATSMISYVSATLSKQELFINNVDHTSKATLLFIKSLGLSFKLAQFEMLRML; the protein is encoded by the coding sequence ATGAAAATACAAAGTTTAGAAAATACAGATCCTGCGCAACTTATGAAGGTAATTAATATGGCCTTTTCAGATTATATTGTGCCTTTTCAACTCAATTTGGATCAGCTAAAGTTTAAGATTTTTACAGAAGGAATCCGTCTGGATTTATCTTTTGGAGTTTACTCTTCGGAGAGATTAGTTGCTTTTGTATTGCATGGACTTCGCATGATCGGAGATGAGCTTGTTGCTTACAATGCAGCAACGGGAGTAGTGCCGGATTATAGAGGCAGAGGGTTCGTGGGTGCGATGTATGATAAATTGTTGCCAAAATTAAATGAGCTTGGCGTGAAACAAATGATTCTGGAAGTTATTGAAAGAAACCAATCTGCTATTCGCGTTTATGAAAAATTAGGTTATTCAGTCCATAGAAAACTAGACTGTTTTAGCGGTATCGTACAAACTTCCGATCCGGCTCCGGATATCGAGATAAGAGAAATTAAAGAATTCCAATGGCCGGTTTTCACATCATTCTGGGATATACAGCCTTCATGGCAGAATAGCGTGATAACTTTAGAGGACAGTATAGATCATTGCCGTATTGTCGGAGCATATCAGCAGAATACATTAGCAGGTTATGTTGTTTTTAATCCTGTCAGCCGAAGGATTCAGCAGATATCGGTAGCTCAGAACTATCGCCGACAAGGAATTGCGACGAGTATGATATCCTATGTGTCTGCTACTCTTTCAAAGCAGGAGCTGTTTATTAATAATGTTGATCATACTTCAAAAGCGACATTATTATTTATAAAAAGTCTTGGACTTTCCTTTAAACTTGCACAATTTGAAATGTTGAGAATGCTGTAA
- a CDS encoding DinB family protein: MINELFECKILRASRTRLLQLIETVDYEILFKIPEGFNNNIIWQIGHCITSQQRHMYMRSGLPMYISKEFMESFKIGSSPGSWQAIPDIDEVKHLLIDTVNHLESDLKSGLFVTYEPFDLPIGIHVKNHFEALQAANYHEAEHSGKIFMYLKLLVKD, translated from the coding sequence ATGATTAATGAACTTTTCGAATGTAAAATTTTAAGAGCTAGCAGGACCAGATTATTGCAATTGATAGAAACAGTTGATTACGAAATACTATTCAAAATTCCGGAAGGTTTTAACAATAATATAATTTGGCAAATTGGTCATTGTATTACTTCTCAGCAGAGGCATATGTATATGCGTAGCGGATTACCCATGTATATTTCTAAAGAATTTATGGAATCCTTCAAAATCGGATCGTCTCCAGGTTCCTGGCAAGCTATTCCAGATATTGATGAGGTAAAACATTTATTGATTGATACGGTTAACCACCTCGAATCGGATCTGAAATCCGGATTATTTGTAACCTATGAACCCTTTGATTTACCGATCGGAATTCACGTGAAAAACCATTTCGAGGCATTACAAGCTGCTAACTATCATGAAGCCGAGCATAGTGGAAAGATTTTTATGTATTTGAAGTTATTAGTCAAAGACTGA
- a CDS encoding DUF4870 domain-containing protein, translating into MDKKTLSILSYVTIIGWIVAYLKSKDLQPKSDLVSYHLKQGFGFFILSVVINVALSIIVFIVPALSFLSYIGIVLFILWIFGLINAVNEQKKPIPVVGKMFEDKFDFID; encoded by the coding sequence ATGGACAAAAAGACACTTTCTATCTTAAGTTACGTGACAATCATCGGGTGGATTGTTGCTTATTTAAAAAGCAAAGATTTACAACCCAAGAGTGATTTAGTAAGTTATCATCTCAAACAGGGATTCGGATTCTTTATTTTATCAGTAGTTATCAATGTTGCACTTTCTATCATTGTGTTTATAGTACCGGCCTTAAGTTTTCTAAGCTACATCGGTATTGTCCTGTTTATCCTTTGGATATTCGGCCTGATCAATGCTGTCAATGAGCAAAAGAAGCCTATTCCCGTTGTAGGAAAAATGTTTGAAGACAAATTTGATTTTATTGATTAA
- a CDS encoding ATP-binding protein, with product MKNIIGRDLITDDFIAIFELVKNSYDAHAKHVIINFEDNRITIADNGKGMSESDLRTKWFAVAYSAKQDGSEDDDIKKESHLDNLKSKRFYAGAKGVGRFSCDRLGNNLTLTTSKYNDNLAHQITVSWKDFEKNAKESFQNIKVPYLKIPFENVAFPKKSKNGTILDVSVLNSRWDEEKIRRLKHSLEKLINPFSSDDEFNIEIRCERYLESDRGKPERQKINGSIKNSILDVLNIKTTQIDLEVDLNKVVTKLYDRGTLIYHIEEPNIYSEIIDDVKINLYYLNRSAKVQFGKIMDIEPVNYGNVFLFKNGFRVQPYGNVDDDSWGLDKRKQQGYNRFLGTRDLFGRVDITTENFEQFKEVSSRDGGLVNTQGTHLLKELFIEKSMKRLERYVVGVLWGEAFLRKGYFRSNDDTLAFRNRLEQDKDADDYNVAASNLGSKLDFVNLIKSLSDDNNIHIVSYDKNLVSFVNEQLDIVQPKFIKELELIAEKTNDESLLQQVKLTEENFKRIEREKEEALKREEEERKRRIEAEQKAREEELKRIEAERRQKEEEEKRRVAELETERKERQRLQAELDKLNAEKRAKEEAEKNKELSDKLDIETKKNQYLNSTRKTLSDDAEQLVHSIDLYVGNASTYVNELLATADIDNKIKSKIYAIKNSIDKALKVSQIIIKSNFDYKHTSQRVNLPTYIKEYLEDIGLSRKSLSIKTTNVFEKFYLLNPIDIDIIFDNLISNSIKAKAKNIEVSFEKTDKNLIINYYDDGNGVPENLVKNPSSIFELGVRESTERGSGIGMYDVFNRVKQLKGSIEFSGNGQKLKGASFKIVI from the coding sequence ATGAAAAATATCATTGGTAGAGATCTTATTACCGATGATTTTATAGCAATTTTTGAGCTTGTTAAAAACTCCTACGATGCTCACGCTAAGCATGTTATTATCAACTTCGAAGATAATAGAATCACAATAGCTGACAATGGTAAGGGAATGTCAGAATCCGATTTAAGGACAAAATGGTTTGCAGTAGCATATTCAGCAAAACAGGACGGTTCTGAAGATGATGATATAAAAAAAGAATCTCACCTTGACAATTTAAAATCCAAAAGATTTTATGCGGGAGCCAAAGGTGTAGGGAGGTTTTCTTGTGACAGATTGGGAAACAATCTTACATTGACAACCTCAAAATACAATGACAATCTCGCACATCAAATAACGGTTTCCTGGAAAGATTTTGAAAAAAATGCAAAAGAAAGTTTCCAAAATATTAAGGTTCCATATTTAAAAATACCCTTTGAGAACGTTGCTTTTCCAAAGAAATCGAAAAATGGAACAATCCTGGATGTATCGGTTCTCAATTCAAGATGGGATGAAGAAAAAATTCGCCGACTAAAGCATTCCCTTGAAAAGCTAATCAATCCTTTTTCCTCTGATGACGAATTTAACATTGAAATCAGATGTGAAAGATATTTGGAAAGTGATAGAGGTAAGCCAGAACGACAAAAGATAAATGGTTCTATTAAGAATTCAATTCTAGATGTTTTGAATATCAAGACAACTCAAATTGATTTAGAAGTAGATCTAAATAAGGTTGTCACTAAACTTTATGATAGAGGAACTCTTATCTACCATATTGAAGAACCAAATATATACTCTGAGATTATCGACGATGTAAAGATTAATCTTTATTATTTGAATCGAAGTGCCAAGGTTCAATTTGGTAAGATAATGGATATTGAGCCTGTAAACTATGGAAATGTATTCTTGTTCAAAAATGGCTTTCGAGTTCAGCCTTATGGAAATGTCGATGATGATAGCTGGGGTCTGGATAAGAGAAAACAACAAGGATATAACCGCTTTCTAGGAACTAGGGACTTATTTGGCCGAGTAGATATTACGACCGAGAACTTTGAGCAGTTTAAAGAGGTATCTAGTAGAGATGGTGGATTAGTAAATACCCAAGGAACGCATTTATTAAAAGAGCTCTTTATCGAGAAATCGATGAAAAGACTTGAGAGGTACGTTGTCGGAGTTTTATGGGGCGAGGCTTTTTTAAGAAAAGGATATTTTAGATCTAACGATGATACATTGGCGTTCCGAAACAGATTGGAGCAAGATAAGGATGCTGACGACTACAATGTAGCAGCCTCCAACTTGGGCAGTAAACTTGATTTTGTAAATCTAATTAAAAGTCTTTCTGATGATAATAACATTCATATTGTCAGCTACGATAAAAACTTAGTCTCTTTCGTAAATGAACAATTAGACATAGTACAACCCAAATTCATTAAAGAGCTTGAGTTAATTGCTGAAAAAACCAACGATGAATCTTTGTTACAACAGGTTAAATTAACCGAAGAAAATTTTAAACGTATAGAGAGGGAGAAAGAAGAAGCCTTAAAAAGAGAGGAAGAGGAAAGAAAAAGGAGAATTGAGGCAGAACAAAAAGCAAGAGAGGAAGAATTAAAGCGAATAGAAGCGGAAAGAAGACAAAAAGAGGAAGAAGAAAAACGTCGTGTAGCCGAACTGGAAACTGAGAGAAAAGAACGTCAACGTTTACAAGCCGAGCTAGATAAGCTTAACGCAGAAAAAAGAGCCAAAGAAGAAGCTGAAAAAAACAAAGAGCTGTCAGATAAGCTGGACATTGAAACAAAAAAGAATCAATATCTTAATTCAACAAGAAAAACATTAAGTGATGATGCTGAACAATTGGTTCACTCAATAGACCTGTATGTTGGAAATGCATCCACATATGTTAATGAACTGTTGGCCACAGCAGATATAGATAATAAGATTAAGTCGAAAATATATGCTATTAAGAATAGTATCGATAAGGCATTAAAGGTTTCGCAAATTATTATAAAATCGAATTTCGACTACAAGCACACAAGTCAAAGAGTTAACCTCCCAACTTATATAAAAGAATATTTAGAAGATATTGGTCTGTCAAGAAAAAGCCTATCGATTAAGACAACAAACGTTTTTGAAAAATTCTATCTGCTTAATCCCATAGATATAGACATCATATTTGATAATCTCATATCAAACTCCATAAAGGCAAAAGCAAAGAATATTGAGGTAAGTTTCGAAAAAACCGACAAGAATCTAATCATTAATTACTACGATGATGGAAATGGGGTTCCAGAAAATCTTGTCAAAAATCCTAGTTCAATTTTTGAACTAGGTGTTAGAGAATCAACGGAACGAGGATCAGGCATTGGAATGTA